The Pygocentrus nattereri isolate fPygNat1 chromosome 2, fPygNat1.pri, whole genome shotgun sequence genome has a window encoding:
- the LOC108437230 gene encoding macrophage mannose receptor 1-like isoform X2: MIKISAIMMLFIKLSLTFAQSGGTSFTIYNAHKNRCLGDNLRELFPCNPQSPRQQFRWTSENRIFNVEQKKCLGTGSKSEGNKLQWYICDANNDLQKWECQSDSLFGLKNESLYLSLQGDSHLLTLSKDPGDKGRWTIHGTTDDNVCSSPYEEMYSIKGNALGQPCHFPFHFKNKWYTECTTEGRSSNHLWCAIEREYEPNQLWGYCPTQQMGSDFWRKSPLTDVYYQLNEGSALTWYQARKSCQQQGGDLLSITEPHEQTFISGLTDNTGPVLWTGLNNLDASSGWHWVNGQPLRYLRWLSGQPSSTPSHSCGVLSQLHGSEWSTAVCSERHGYICQTGLPTPTVPAAVHSGFCHSPWIPYSGHCYFLNRTTTTWLEARDSCRRKGGDLLSILSVEEQSFIISQLGYSKTDELWIGFNDLKTSMLFEWSDHSSVTFALWDTKEPSHYAGLKEDCVLMRGEEGKWADHICQNKYGYICKKNTYSDSSTLVTSPGCKPGWMRFGYYCYLTGSETKTFEEAKQMCEKTGSYLADITDRFENAFLISLIGDRPEMHFWIGLSNQKNQDSFEWTNTEKVLFTHFNNDLPGGKQGCVAMRTGILAGLWDVLKCTNQEKYICKQKAEGVITTPAPPTTQALGCSEGWYPLTNRDHCFKLYKVEKAQRKTWSEARDFCRETGGDLLSLHSTDEIPKYLRTSYPLEAWIGYSIQDPSVGYTWSDGSASSYSSWSQGEPSNINSEKCVKMHFIAMYYTNWKEKEQWIGVHCEDREHWYCEIQKGVTPKEVNIPHKTYNKTDDGWIIFKNNQYYFCADPFNHMAKGRSFCKHRHGDLVVINDEEERLFVWHQMKERYRNFYIGMYIDLDKSLSWMDGSPVLFQAWAQNQPAFLNNDEHCVKMTHSQGLWQSVNCGDGAGFVCKRSGSVPINAAAAPTEPPKGGCAPDWVKFQEKCYKIGLDLKTWTEARSYCRQLGGNLASITSTIQQTFLTSRMGDANMPDLWVGLNNLVEDRLRWTDGSAVWHTEFAASEGGNIKWDYSRDEYLKSTKPQICVVMGGVQRPNLGKWVTKNCNDTSGYICSQAVDHFIEPSSTEVSKTFIRFGNSYYMLVQTNLTWQEAELYCEAEGAKLASIRDAFTEAYIDLQTYKLRQPLWIGLNSLETDGYFHWIDKWELNMVRWGSNEPKKDRPCVYVDVGGTWKSAQCNQTLYSVCKKSADIAPTPPAHYLGVCPNQTEEEPTMTWLPFKGNCYAFVKRSVPWNTASQICMSRGTNLVSILDPMEENFLDTYIKFFGDDYRHFWMGLFKNHAGQWLWVDKSVLSYFKLRQMIADHEFLHLRIHESTLDCASFAASGTWQKQHCEDHAPFICKTAKVILPPTKMANTGKDEPHRAFTGVSAVVVIVVVCALAGMAYVYHRCSRR; encoded by the exons ATGATAAAAATATCTGCTATAATGATGCTTTTCATTAAGCTGTcactcacttttgcacagtcag GTGGAACCTCCTTTACGATCTACAATGCACACAAGAACAGATGCCTGGGAGACAACCTGAGAGAGTTGTTTCCGTGCAACCCTCAGAGCCCGAGACAGCAGTTCCGCTGGACATCAGAGAACCGCATCTTTAATGTTGAGCAGAAGAAATGCCTTGGCACAGGCAGCAAGAGTGAGGGCAATAAACTGCAGTGGTACATCTGTGATGCCAACAATGACCTGCAGAAGTGGGAGTGCCAGAGCGACTCACTGTTCGGCCTGAAGAATGAGTCTCTTTACTTGTCTCTTCAGGGAGATTCTCATCTACTAACACTCTCCAAAGACCCAGGAGACAAGGGCAGATGGACGATTCATGGAACGACGGACGACAATGTTTGCTCCAGCCCATATGAAG AAATGTACTCGATCAAAGGCAATGCCCTCGGACAGCCGTGTCATTTCCCATTCCATTTCAAGAACAAATGGTACACAGAATGCACAACAGAAGGCCGATCATCTAATCATCTGTGGTGTGCAATTGAAAGGGAATATGAACCTAATCAACTCTGGGGTTATTGCCCAACACAGCAAATGG GTAGCGACTTCTGGAGGAAGAGTCCTCTGACAGATGTCTATTACCAGCTGAATGAAGGGTCTGCACTGACCTGGTATCAGGCCAGGAAGAGCTGTCAGCAGCAGGGGGGAGACCTGCTGAGCATCACCGAACCCCATGAACAGACCTTCATATCAG GATTGACTGATAACACAGGTCCAGTATTGTGGACAGGGCTGAATAATTTAGATGCATCAAGTGGATGGCACTGGGTCAATGGACAACCTTTACGTTATCTCAGATGGCTGAGTG GTCAGCCATCTTCTACACCAAGCCACAGCTGTGGGGTGTTAAGTCAACTCCATGGCTCTGAATGGTCCACtgctgtttgttctgagagacATGGGTATATCTGCCAGACAGGTCTCCCCACTCCCACTGTTCCAGCAG CGGTGCACTCAGGTTTTTGCCACAGTCCGTGGATCCCTTACTCAGGCCATTGCTACTTCCTCAATCGTACCACGACAACGTGGCTGGAGGCCAGAGACTCCTGTCGGCGAAAAGGTGGAGATTTGCTGAGCATTCTCAGTGTAGAAGAGCAAAGCTTCATCATCTCACAACTTGGATACT CAAAAACAGATGAGCTGTGGATCGGTTTTAATGACCTCAAGACTTCAATGCTGTTTGAGTGGAGTGACCACTCCAGTGTCACATTTGCCCTGTGGGACACGAAAGAGCCGAGCCACTATGCTGGCCTTAAAGAAGACTGTGTGTTAATGAGAGGAGAG GAGGGAAAATGGGCTGACCACATCTGTCAGAACAAGTATGGATACATCTGTAAGAAAAACACCTattcagattcatccactcttGTCACAAGCCCAGGCTGCAAACCT GGTTGGATGCGGTTTGGTTACTACTGCTATCTCACAGGATCAGAAACTAAAACCTTTGAAGAGGCCAAGCAGATGTGTGAGAAAACTGGATCTTATTTAGCCGACATTACAGACAg GTTTGAAAACGCCTTCCTGATCAGTCTAATTGGAGACCGACCAGAAATGCACTTCTGGATTGGTCTATCTAACCAGAAGAATCAAGACAGTTTTGAGTGGACAAACACAGAAAAGGTTTTATTTACCCACTTCAATAATGACTTGCCAG GAGGGAAACAAGGCTGCGTTGCCATGAGAACGGGAATACTTGCTGGATTATGGGATGTGCTAAAATGCACTAATCAAGAGAAATATATCTGCAAGCAGAAAGCTGAGGGAGTGATCACAACTCCAGCACCGCCAACCACTCAAGCTCTTGGCTGCAGCGAGGGCTGGTATCCCCTCACAAACAGAGATCACTGTTTCAAG TTGTATAAGGTGGAAAAGGCCCAACGAAAGACATGGTCTGAGGCTCGGGATTTCTGTCGGGAAACTGGGGGGGATCTGCTCAGTCTCCACAGCACTGATGAAATTCCAAAGTATCTCCGTACTTC TTATCCATTAGAGGCATGGATTGGCTACAGCATCCAGGATCCCTCTGTTGGTTATACATGGAGCGATGGTTCTGCT tcATCCTATAGTAGCTGGTCACAAGGGGAGCCAAGCAATataaacagtgaaaagtgtgttaaaatgcatttcattgCAATGTATTATACTAATTGGAAGGAAAAAGAACAATGGATTGGTGTGCATTGTGAAGACAGAGAGCACTGGTATTGTGAGATACAAAAAG GCGTAACACCGAAGGAAGTAAACATTCCACATAAAA CATACAATAAAACAGATGACGGCTGGATTATATTTAAGAACAATCAATATTATTTCTGTGCTGACCCTTTTAACCATATGGCTAAAGGACGGAGCTTCTGTAAACACAGACATGGTGATCTTGTGGTCATTAATGATGAAGAGGAGAGACTGTTTGTATGGCACCAG ATGAAAGAAAGATATCGCAACTTTTATATTGGAATGTATATTGATCTGGACAAGTCGCTTtc gtggatggatggatcaccAGTACTGTTCCAGGCATGGGCACAAAACCAGCCAGCCTTCTTGAACAATGATGAACACTGTGTAAAGATGACTCACTCTCAAG GGCTTTGGCAAAGTGTGAACTGTGGTGATGGAGCGGGCTTTGTCTGTAAACGGAGTGGCTCTGTCCCGATAAATGCTGCTGCAGCCCCTACTGAACCCCCCAAAGGGGGCTGTGCTCCTGActgggtgaaatttcaggaaaAG TGTTATAAGATAGGACTGGACCTGAAAACATGGACTGAAGCCAGATCATACTGTAGACAACTTGGAGGAAATCTAGCTTCTATTACCAGTACAATTCAGCAAA CCTTCTTAACCTCAAGGATGGGTGATGCTAACATGCCAGATTTATGGGTTGGCTTGAATAATTTGGTAGAGGACAGACttagatggacagatggaagTGCTGTTTGGCACACAGAGTTTGCAGCTTCAGAAGGTGGCAATATCAAG TGGGATTACTCGAGAGACGAATATCTGAAAAGTACTAAG CCTCAAATTTGTGTAGTAATGGGAGGCGTGCAAAGGCCAAACTTGGGAAAGTGGGTGACAAAAAACTGTAATGATACCAGCGGTTACATCTGCAGCCAAGCTGTTG ATCACTTCATTGAACCAAGCTCCACAGAGGTGTCCAAAACTTTTATCAGGTTTGGAAATTCTTACTACATGCTGGTTCAAACAAACTTGACCTGGCAGGAAGCAGAGCTTTACTGTGAAGCTGAGGGGGCAAAACTGGCCAGCATTCGAGATGCCTTCACCGAGGCCTACATAGACCTGCAGACCTATAAGCTCAGACAACCCCTATGGATTGGCCTTAACAGCTTGGAG acagatggataCTTCCACTGGATCGATAAGTGGGAATTAAATATGGTGAGGTGGGGCTCCAATGAACCAAAGAAGGACCGTCCCTGTGTTTACGTGGATGTAGGTGGAACATGGAAATCTGCTCAATGCAATCAAACcctctacagtgtgtgtaaGAAATCAGCAG ACATTGCTCCaactccaccagctcactattTAGGCGTGTGCCCCAATCAAACCGAAGAAGAACCAACGATGACATGGCTGCCTTTTAAAGGGAACTGCTATGCATTTGTAAAGCGATCAGTACCATGGAACACAGCTTCTCAAATCTGTATGTCGAGAG GAACTAATCTTGTTAGCATTTTGGATCCAATGGAGGAGAATTTTCTAGACACATACATTAAGTTTTTCGGTGATGATTACAGACATTTCTGGATGGGTCTATTCAAGAACCATGCAG GTCAATGGCTGTGGGTGGACAAAAGTGTGTTGAGTTACTTTAAACTGAGACAAATGATAGCCGACCATGAATTTCTTCACTTACGAATTCATGAGTCGACCCTTGACTGTGCATCATTTGCAGCAAGTGGAACATGGCAAAAACAGCACTGTGAAGATCACGCACCCTTCATTTGCAAAACGGCCAAAG TTATACTGCCACCCACAAAAATGGCAAACACAG GTAAAGATGAACCACATCGGGCATTTACTGGTGTGTCGGCAGTCGTGGTGATTGTGGTGGTGTGTGCACTGGCTGGAATGGCCTACGTTTACCACAGATGCTCCAGAAGATAG
- the LOC108437230 gene encoding macrophage mannose receptor 1-like isoform X1 produces MIKISAIMMLFIKLSLTFAQSGGTSFTIYNAHKNRCLGDNLRELFPCNPQSPRQQFRWTSENRIFNVEQKKCLGTGSKSEGNKLQWYICDANNDLQKWECQSDSLFGLKNESLYLSLQGDSHLLTLSKDPGDKGRWTIHGTTDDNVCSSPYEEMYSIKGNALGQPCHFPFHFKNKWYTECTTEGRSSNHLWCAIEREYEPNQLWGYCPTQQMGSDFWRKSPLTDVYYQLNEGSALTWYQARKSCQQQGGDLLSITEPHEQTFISGLTDNTGPVLWTGLNNLDASSGWHWVNGQPLRYLRWLSGQPSSTPSHSCGVLSQLHGSEWSTAVCSERHGYICQTGLPTPTVPAAVHSGFCHSPWIPYSGHCYFLNRTTTTWLEARDSCRRKGGDLLSILSVEEQSFIISQLGYSKTDELWIGFNDLKTSMLFEWSDHSSVTFALWDTKEPSHYAGLKEDCVLMRGEEGKWADHICQNKYGYICKKNTYSDSSTLVTSPGCKPGWMRFGYYCYLTGSETKTFEEAKQMCEKTGSYLADITDRFENAFLISLIGDRPEMHFWIGLSNQKNQDSFEWTNTEKVLFTHFNNDLPGGKQGCVAMRTGILAGLWDVLKCTNQEKYICKQKAEGVITTPAPPTTQALGCSEGWYPLTNRDHCFKENGGVVSGQLYKVEKAQRKTWSEARDFCRETGGDLLSLHSTDEIPKYLRTSYPLEAWIGYSIQDPSVGYTWSDGSASSYSSWSQGEPSNINSEKCVKMHFIAMYYTNWKEKEQWIGVHCEDREHWYCEIQKGVTPKEVNIPHKTYNKTDDGWIIFKNNQYYFCADPFNHMAKGRSFCKHRHGDLVVINDEEERLFVWHQMKERYRNFYIGMYIDLDKSLSWMDGSPVLFQAWAQNQPAFLNNDEHCVKMTHSQGLWQSVNCGDGAGFVCKRSGSVPINAAAAPTEPPKGGCAPDWVKFQEKCYKIGLDLKTWTEARSYCRQLGGNLASITSTIQQTFLTSRMGDANMPDLWVGLNNLVEDRLRWTDGSAVWHTEFAASEGGNIKWDYSRDEYLKSTKPQICVVMGGVQRPNLGKWVTKNCNDTSGYICSQAVDHFIEPSSTEVSKTFIRFGNSYYMLVQTNLTWQEAELYCEAEGAKLASIRDAFTEAYIDLQTYKLRQPLWIGLNSLETDGYFHWIDKWELNMVRWGSNEPKKDRPCVYVDVGGTWKSAQCNQTLYSVCKKSADIAPTPPAHYLGVCPNQTEEEPTMTWLPFKGNCYAFVKRSVPWNTASQICMSRGTNLVSILDPMEENFLDTYIKFFGDDYRHFWMGLFKNHAGQWLWVDKSVLSYFKLRQMIADHEFLHLRIHESTLDCASFAASGTWQKQHCEDHAPFICKTAKVILPPTKMANTGKDEPHRAFTGVSAVVVIVVVCALAGMAYVYHRCSRR; encoded by the exons ATGATAAAAATATCTGCTATAATGATGCTTTTCATTAAGCTGTcactcacttttgcacagtcag GTGGAACCTCCTTTACGATCTACAATGCACACAAGAACAGATGCCTGGGAGACAACCTGAGAGAGTTGTTTCCGTGCAACCCTCAGAGCCCGAGACAGCAGTTCCGCTGGACATCAGAGAACCGCATCTTTAATGTTGAGCAGAAGAAATGCCTTGGCACAGGCAGCAAGAGTGAGGGCAATAAACTGCAGTGGTACATCTGTGATGCCAACAATGACCTGCAGAAGTGGGAGTGCCAGAGCGACTCACTGTTCGGCCTGAAGAATGAGTCTCTTTACTTGTCTCTTCAGGGAGATTCTCATCTACTAACACTCTCCAAAGACCCAGGAGACAAGGGCAGATGGACGATTCATGGAACGACGGACGACAATGTTTGCTCCAGCCCATATGAAG AAATGTACTCGATCAAAGGCAATGCCCTCGGACAGCCGTGTCATTTCCCATTCCATTTCAAGAACAAATGGTACACAGAATGCACAACAGAAGGCCGATCATCTAATCATCTGTGGTGTGCAATTGAAAGGGAATATGAACCTAATCAACTCTGGGGTTATTGCCCAACACAGCAAATGG GTAGCGACTTCTGGAGGAAGAGTCCTCTGACAGATGTCTATTACCAGCTGAATGAAGGGTCTGCACTGACCTGGTATCAGGCCAGGAAGAGCTGTCAGCAGCAGGGGGGAGACCTGCTGAGCATCACCGAACCCCATGAACAGACCTTCATATCAG GATTGACTGATAACACAGGTCCAGTATTGTGGACAGGGCTGAATAATTTAGATGCATCAAGTGGATGGCACTGGGTCAATGGACAACCTTTACGTTATCTCAGATGGCTGAGTG GTCAGCCATCTTCTACACCAAGCCACAGCTGTGGGGTGTTAAGTCAACTCCATGGCTCTGAATGGTCCACtgctgtttgttctgagagacATGGGTATATCTGCCAGACAGGTCTCCCCACTCCCACTGTTCCAGCAG CGGTGCACTCAGGTTTTTGCCACAGTCCGTGGATCCCTTACTCAGGCCATTGCTACTTCCTCAATCGTACCACGACAACGTGGCTGGAGGCCAGAGACTCCTGTCGGCGAAAAGGTGGAGATTTGCTGAGCATTCTCAGTGTAGAAGAGCAAAGCTTCATCATCTCACAACTTGGATACT CAAAAACAGATGAGCTGTGGATCGGTTTTAATGACCTCAAGACTTCAATGCTGTTTGAGTGGAGTGACCACTCCAGTGTCACATTTGCCCTGTGGGACACGAAAGAGCCGAGCCACTATGCTGGCCTTAAAGAAGACTGTGTGTTAATGAGAGGAGAG GAGGGAAAATGGGCTGACCACATCTGTCAGAACAAGTATGGATACATCTGTAAGAAAAACACCTattcagattcatccactcttGTCACAAGCCCAGGCTGCAAACCT GGTTGGATGCGGTTTGGTTACTACTGCTATCTCACAGGATCAGAAACTAAAACCTTTGAAGAGGCCAAGCAGATGTGTGAGAAAACTGGATCTTATTTAGCCGACATTACAGACAg GTTTGAAAACGCCTTCCTGATCAGTCTAATTGGAGACCGACCAGAAATGCACTTCTGGATTGGTCTATCTAACCAGAAGAATCAAGACAGTTTTGAGTGGACAAACACAGAAAAGGTTTTATTTACCCACTTCAATAATGACTTGCCAG GAGGGAAACAAGGCTGCGTTGCCATGAGAACGGGAATACTTGCTGGATTATGGGATGTGCTAAAATGCACTAATCAAGAGAAATATATCTGCAAGCAGAAAGCTGAGGGAGTGATCACAACTCCAGCACCGCCAACCACTCAAGCTCTTGGCTGCAGCGAGGGCTGGTATCCCCTCACAAACAGAGATCACTGTTTCAAG GAAAATGGCGGTGTTGTCAGTGGACAG TTGTATAAGGTGGAAAAGGCCCAACGAAAGACATGGTCTGAGGCTCGGGATTTCTGTCGGGAAACTGGGGGGGATCTGCTCAGTCTCCACAGCACTGATGAAATTCCAAAGTATCTCCGTACTTC TTATCCATTAGAGGCATGGATTGGCTACAGCATCCAGGATCCCTCTGTTGGTTATACATGGAGCGATGGTTCTGCT tcATCCTATAGTAGCTGGTCACAAGGGGAGCCAAGCAATataaacagtgaaaagtgtgttaaaatgcatttcattgCAATGTATTATACTAATTGGAAGGAAAAAGAACAATGGATTGGTGTGCATTGTGAAGACAGAGAGCACTGGTATTGTGAGATACAAAAAG GCGTAACACCGAAGGAAGTAAACATTCCACATAAAA CATACAATAAAACAGATGACGGCTGGATTATATTTAAGAACAATCAATATTATTTCTGTGCTGACCCTTTTAACCATATGGCTAAAGGACGGAGCTTCTGTAAACACAGACATGGTGATCTTGTGGTCATTAATGATGAAGAGGAGAGACTGTTTGTATGGCACCAG ATGAAAGAAAGATATCGCAACTTTTATATTGGAATGTATATTGATCTGGACAAGTCGCTTtc gtggatggatggatcaccAGTACTGTTCCAGGCATGGGCACAAAACCAGCCAGCCTTCTTGAACAATGATGAACACTGTGTAAAGATGACTCACTCTCAAG GGCTTTGGCAAAGTGTGAACTGTGGTGATGGAGCGGGCTTTGTCTGTAAACGGAGTGGCTCTGTCCCGATAAATGCTGCTGCAGCCCCTACTGAACCCCCCAAAGGGGGCTGTGCTCCTGActgggtgaaatttcaggaaaAG TGTTATAAGATAGGACTGGACCTGAAAACATGGACTGAAGCCAGATCATACTGTAGACAACTTGGAGGAAATCTAGCTTCTATTACCAGTACAATTCAGCAAA CCTTCTTAACCTCAAGGATGGGTGATGCTAACATGCCAGATTTATGGGTTGGCTTGAATAATTTGGTAGAGGACAGACttagatggacagatggaagTGCTGTTTGGCACACAGAGTTTGCAGCTTCAGAAGGTGGCAATATCAAG TGGGATTACTCGAGAGACGAATATCTGAAAAGTACTAAG CCTCAAATTTGTGTAGTAATGGGAGGCGTGCAAAGGCCAAACTTGGGAAAGTGGGTGACAAAAAACTGTAATGATACCAGCGGTTACATCTGCAGCCAAGCTGTTG ATCACTTCATTGAACCAAGCTCCACAGAGGTGTCCAAAACTTTTATCAGGTTTGGAAATTCTTACTACATGCTGGTTCAAACAAACTTGACCTGGCAGGAAGCAGAGCTTTACTGTGAAGCTGAGGGGGCAAAACTGGCCAGCATTCGAGATGCCTTCACCGAGGCCTACATAGACCTGCAGACCTATAAGCTCAGACAACCCCTATGGATTGGCCTTAACAGCTTGGAG acagatggataCTTCCACTGGATCGATAAGTGGGAATTAAATATGGTGAGGTGGGGCTCCAATGAACCAAAGAAGGACCGTCCCTGTGTTTACGTGGATGTAGGTGGAACATGGAAATCTGCTCAATGCAATCAAACcctctacagtgtgtgtaaGAAATCAGCAG ACATTGCTCCaactccaccagctcactattTAGGCGTGTGCCCCAATCAAACCGAAGAAGAACCAACGATGACATGGCTGCCTTTTAAAGGGAACTGCTATGCATTTGTAAAGCGATCAGTACCATGGAACACAGCTTCTCAAATCTGTATGTCGAGAG GAACTAATCTTGTTAGCATTTTGGATCCAATGGAGGAGAATTTTCTAGACACATACATTAAGTTTTTCGGTGATGATTACAGACATTTCTGGATGGGTCTATTCAAGAACCATGCAG GTCAATGGCTGTGGGTGGACAAAAGTGTGTTGAGTTACTTTAAACTGAGACAAATGATAGCCGACCATGAATTTCTTCACTTACGAATTCATGAGTCGACCCTTGACTGTGCATCATTTGCAGCAAGTGGAACATGGCAAAAACAGCACTGTGAAGATCACGCACCCTTCATTTGCAAAACGGCCAAAG TTATACTGCCACCCACAAAAATGGCAAACACAG GTAAAGATGAACCACATCGGGCATTTACTGGTGTGTCGGCAGTCGTGGTGATTGTGGTGGTGTGTGCACTGGCTGGAATGGCCTACGTTTACCACAGATGCTCCAGAAGATAG